One window of the Niallia circulans genome contains the following:
- a CDS encoding ThuA domain-containing protein gives MITIWNENRHEKKNPTVAEIYPNGIHGAIAAFLEKEGYETHTATLDEPDHGLTEEVLNNTDVLVWWGHLAHHEVEDEIVLKVKQRVLDGMGLIVLHSGHFSKIFKTLMGTTCNLKWREADDRERLWVVAPNHPIVEGINEYIELEKEEMYGEHFDIPAPDELIFTSWFEGGEVFRSGCTYARGNGKVFYFRPGHETYPTYHHQEIQQVIINAVKWAAPVKREKPVYGNAQPLETISDK, from the coding sequence ATGATCACAATTTGGAATGAAAATCGACATGAAAAGAAAAATCCGACCGTAGCAGAAATATATCCAAATGGCATTCATGGTGCGATTGCAGCGTTTTTGGAGAAAGAAGGTTATGAAACACATACTGCAACATTAGATGAACCAGACCATGGATTAACGGAGGAAGTTTTGAATAATACAGACGTATTAGTATGGTGGGGGCATTTAGCACATCACGAGGTAGAAGATGAAATTGTGTTAAAAGTAAAACAGCGTGTTTTAGATGGTATGGGATTAATTGTTTTACATTCTGGTCATTTTTCCAAAATATTTAAAACATTAATGGGTACAACCTGTAATTTAAAATGGCGAGAAGCAGATGATCGCGAACGTTTATGGGTAGTAGCACCTAATCATCCGATTGTGGAAGGAATTAATGAATATATTGAATTAGAAAAGGAAGAAATGTATGGCGAACATTTCGATATACCTGCACCAGATGAATTGATCTTCACAAGCTGGTTTGAAGGTGGAGAGGTATTCCGGAGTGGCTGCACATATGCAAGAGGAAATGGGAAGGTGTTTTATTTTAGACCAGGGCATGAGACATACCCAACCTATCATCATCAAGAAATTCAGCAAGTTATTATTAATGCAGTCAAATGGGCTGCACCAGTGAAAAGAGAAAAGCCTGTTTATGGCAACGCTCAGCCTTTAGAGACAATTTCAGATAAATAA
- a CDS encoding helix-turn-helix domain-containing protein produces the protein MEMETKHTFKQPVNEKVIYQNPLLSLKVWEINDEREHVMTPVDDYPWHYHKEVELLAMIDGDLAVQTKERYLSITSGDVLIMGASQPHRTSKVKKGKLRYIVLQIDLHKHFDQSILPYFYCFSELTHPLDKINYIFEDNKEIKQEVHSLINEIHRESQTKEKGYEIAINYSIKRLLLLCVRNDTKNMLQYSEEQDLAKLKPVLDYIDSHLEERILVEDVSKLLNFSYHYFIKYFKKVMGLSFVDYINIKRIKKAELLLLTTDKSILEISYEVGITNMAQFYKLFKRENQCSPKAFKNRMLNASVL, from the coding sequence ATGGAAATGGAGACAAAGCACACCTTTAAGCAGCCAGTAAATGAAAAAGTAATTTATCAAAACCCTCTATTGTCTTTAAAAGTGTGGGAGATAAATGATGAGAGGGAACATGTAATGACTCCAGTTGATGATTACCCTTGGCACTACCATAAAGAAGTAGAATTACTTGCCATGATTGATGGAGATTTGGCGGTACAAACAAAAGAGAGGTATCTATCGATTACTTCAGGAGATGTTCTTATTATGGGAGCGTCACAACCACACAGAACAAGTAAAGTGAAGAAAGGCAAATTGCGTTATATTGTCTTACAAATCGATCTACATAAACACTTTGATCAAAGTATCCTTCCTTATTTCTATTGTTTTTCAGAATTAACACATCCATTAGATAAGATAAATTACATATTTGAAGATAATAAGGAAATAAAACAAGAAGTACATTCCTTAATAAATGAGATTCATAGAGAAAGTCAAACGAAAGAAAAGGGCTATGAGATTGCTATCAATTATTCCATCAAACGACTTCTTCTTTTATGTGTAAGAAACGATACTAAAAATATGCTCCAATATTCAGAAGAACAAGACCTTGCCAAACTTAAACCCGTTTTAGATTATATTGACAGCCATTTAGAAGAAAGAATACTTGTCGAAGATGTCAGTAAGCTACTGAATTTTAGCTATCATTATTTTATCAAGTACTTTAAAAAAGTAATGGGATTGTCGTTTGTCGATTATATAAATATAAAGCGAATAAAAAAAGCTGAATTATTACTTTTAACAACCGACAAAAGTATATTAGAAATAAGCTATGAAGTCGGCATAACAAATATGGCGCAATTCTACAAACTCTTTAAAAGAGAAAATCAATGCTCGCCTAAAGCCTTTAAAAATAGAATGTTAAATGCAAGCGTCTT
- a CDS encoding sugar phosphate isomerase/epimerase family protein — translation MKLGVFTVLFADKSFEEMLDAVKEAGIQAVEIGTGGYPGNKHCNVDELLESEEKRKEYLEKVTERDLIISAFSCHGNPISPEEAFAKESHETLLKTIKLASLMNVPVVNCFSGTAGDHDGAKYPNWPVTPWPNEYSDVKKWQWEEKLIPYWKEVGHIAKESGVKIGLELHGGFLVHTPYTLLKLREETCDAIGANLDPSHLWWQGINPVAAIKILAKEKAIHHFHAKDTYIDQDNVNMYGLTDMQPYGEVQTRAWTFRSVGCGHSVSEWSDMMSALRTYGYDYVVSIEHEDPIMSIREGLTRAVTNLKSILIEDAPSQMWWV, via the coding sequence ATGAAATTAGGCGTGTTTACCGTATTATTTGCAGACAAATCATTTGAAGAAATGCTTGATGCAGTAAAAGAAGCTGGCATTCAAGCAGTTGAAATAGGTACTGGCGGTTATCCTGGAAACAAACATTGTAATGTAGATGAATTATTAGAATCAGAAGAAAAGAGAAAAGAATATCTAGAAAAGGTGACAGAACGTGATTTAATCATAAGTGCATTCAGTTGTCACGGAAATCCAATCTCACCTGAAGAAGCATTTGCAAAGGAATCGCATGAAACACTGCTTAAAACAATCAAACTAGCATCTTTGATGAATGTTCCGGTTGTAAACTGCTTTTCAGGAACGGCTGGGGATCATGATGGTGCGAAATATCCTAACTGGCCAGTTACACCATGGCCAAATGAATATTCTGATGTGAAAAAATGGCAATGGGAAGAAAAGTTAATCCCTTATTGGAAAGAAGTAGGGCATATTGCAAAAGAAAGTGGTGTGAAGATTGGTTTAGAGCTCCATGGTGGATTCCTAGTGCATACTCCATACACCTTATTAAAATTACGAGAGGAAACTTGTGATGCGATTGGTGCAAACTTGGATCCAAGTCACTTATGGTGGCAAGGTATTAATCCAGTTGCGGCGATTAAAATTTTGGCAAAGGAAAAAGCTATTCATCACTTTCATGCAAAAGATACGTATATTGACCAGGATAATGTTAACATGTATGGCTTAACAGATATGCAGCCATACGGTGAAGTTCAGACAAGGGCTTGGACATTTCGTTCCGTTGGATGTGGACATAGTGTTAGTGAATGGTCAGATATGATGAGTGCTTTAAGAACATATGGGTACGATTATGTTGTCAGCATTGAACATGAAGATCCAATTATGTCGATTAGGGAAGGATTAACAAGAGCAGTTACTAATTTGAAATCTATTTTAATTGAAGATGCTCCTTCTCAAATGTGGTGGGTTTAG
- a CDS encoding Gfo/Idh/MocA family protein — translation MASLKVGVIGCGSIAQHRHIPEYLLNKQVELVAVCDINEERATEIAEKYQAQAFTDYKELLKMDGIDAVSVCTPNYLHAPISIDALNAGKHVLCEKPMATSKEEAEQMIKAAKKSGKKLMIGHNQRFVASHQKAHQLIKSGEIGKVYSFRTTFGHGGPEGWSVDGKESWFFKKEEAFIGAMGDLGVHKADLLRFVLGEEFTEVGAFVETNAKDFSTVDDNAVCILKTDSGIIGTLTASWAYRGKEDNSTVIYAEKAVIRLEDDPNYSLIIQYTNGEKVSYELGRIQSNSDGGQNKTGVIDHFVESILEDKEPLISGEEGKKSLAIILAALESQATKTITKI, via the coding sequence ATGGCTTCATTAAAAGTAGGCGTAATTGGATGTGGAAGTATCGCACAACATCGTCATATTCCTGAATATCTATTGAATAAACAAGTGGAATTGGTTGCTGTCTGTGACATCAATGAGGAAAGAGCAACTGAAATTGCGGAAAAATATCAAGCGCAAGCATTTACCGATTATAAAGAATTATTAAAAATGGATGGGATAGATGCGGTTAGTGTGTGTACGCCAAACTATCTTCATGCCCCTATTTCTATTGATGCTTTGAATGCTGGCAAACATGTTCTTTGTGAAAAGCCAATGGCAACATCAAAAGAAGAGGCTGAGCAAATGATAAAAGCTGCTAAAAAGAGTGGGAAAAAATTGATGATTGGACATAACCAACGTTTTGTTGCATCCCATCAAAAAGCCCATCAATTAATTAAAAGCGGAGAAATTGGTAAGGTGTACAGTTTCCGCACAACATTTGGTCATGGTGGTCCAGAAGGCTGGAGTGTTGATGGTAAAGAGAGCTGGTTCTTTAAAAAAGAAGAAGCATTTATTGGTGCTATGGGAGATTTAGGTGTTCATAAAGCAGATTTATTAAGATTTGTATTAGGAGAGGAATTTACAGAGGTAGGAGCATTTGTAGAAACGAATGCAAAAGACTTCTCTACTGTAGATGATAATGCTGTTTGTATATTAAAAACAGATAGCGGCATAATTGGAACGTTGACTGCAAGCTGGGCTTATCGTGGAAAAGAAGATAATTCAACTGTTATTTATGCAGAAAAAGCCGTCATTCGTTTAGAAGATGATCCAAACTATTCGTTAATTATCCAATATACCAATGGAGAAAAAGTAAGTTATGAATTAGGCAGAATTCAATCAAATAGTGATGGTGGACAAAATAAGACTGGTGTTATAGATCATTTTGTGGAAAGTATTTTAGAAGATAAAGAGCCACTTATTAGTGGAGAAGAAGGAAAAAAATCTTTGGCGATCATTCTCGCAGCCTTGGAATCACAAGCAACGAAGACTATTACCAAAATATAG